One Fusarium poae strain DAOMC 252244 chromosome 4, whole genome shotgun sequence DNA window includes the following coding sequences:
- a CDS encoding hypothetical protein (SECRETED:SignalP(1-20)~MEROPS:MER0000344) encodes MAFLKTFLASLLIAAPLATAAPVDVAGSIGDMADTIGSDVGAGLGEELDKKMGISSFVKAMVSNPDALNIIPNRYIVVYNDTFDDDAIAAKEFSIASAIKKRNLNKRSAIGNAMSTSIKSFRLNTWRAMSLDADDMMVQDLFKSDEVAYIEADARVQLNAAIAQVNAPPGLNRLSHAQADQENYIFDDSAGEGITAYVVDTGIKIDHSEFEGRATFGGNFIDNVDDDENGHGSHVAGTIGGATFGVAKKVDLVAVKVLDASGGGSNSGVLQGMQFVVDDVKKNNRVGKAVMNMSLGGDKSEAINRAIEALFKAGVVPVVAAGNENRATSLTSPGSAPNAITVGAIDGLTDQRAEFSNFGPEVDVYAPGVDVLSVGIKSNTDTATLSGTSMASPHVAGLAAYLMGFQQLDGPEQVASLIKSLAEESGAKVRNNVRGTTDGIANNGNQ; translated from the exons ATGGCTTTCCTTAAGACTTTCCTCGCCTCTCTGCTCATTGCAGCCCCCTTGGCCACCGCGGCCCCCGTGGATGTTGCCGGGTCCATTGGTGATATGGCCGACACTATTGGTAGCGACGTTGGTGCTGGCCTTGGCGAGGAGCTCGACAAGAAGATGGGAATCAGTTCTTTCGTTAAGGCCATGGTTTCTAACCCTGATGCTCTCAACATTATCCCTAACCGATACATCGTTGTCTACAACGACACCTTCGATGATGATGCTATCGCCGCCAAGGAGTTTTCCATTGCATCCGCCATCAAGAAGCGAAACCTCAACAAGCGAAGCGCTATCGGTAATGCCATGTCCACTTCTATCAAGTCATTCCGCCTGAACACATGGCGTGCCATGTCTCTCGATGCCGACGACATGATGGTCCAGGATCTCTTCAAGTCCGATGAGGTTGCCTACATCGAGGCTGATGCCCGTGTTCAACTTAACGCTGCCATTGCTCAAGTCAACGCCCCCCCTGGTCTTAACCGCCTCTCTCACGCTCAGGCCGACCAGGAGAACTACATCTTCGACGACTCCGCTGGTGAGGGCATCACTGCCTACGTTGTCGACACTGGTATCAAGATCGACCACAGCGAGTTTGAGGGCCGTGCCACTTTCGGAGGTAACTTCATTGACAATGTT gatgacgatgagaaCGGTCACGGTAGCCACGTCGCTGGTACCATTGGTGGTGCTACCTTTGGTGTTGCCAAGaaggtcgaccttgttgCCGTCAAGGTTCTCGATGCCTCTGGTGGTGGTAGCAACTCTGGTGTCCTCCAGGGCATGCAGTTCGTTGTTGACgatgtcaagaagaacaaccGTGTTGGCAAGGCTGTTATGAACATGTCTCTCGGTGGCGACAAGTCCGAGGCTATCAACCGTGCTATCGAAGCTCTTTTCAAAGCAGGTGTTGTCCCCGTTGTGGCAGCTGGTAACGAGAAC CGGGCTACTTCCCTGACTTCTCCCGGTTCTGCCCCCAATGCCATCACTGTCGGCGCCATTGATGGCCTTACTGACCAGCGTGCCGAGTTCTCCAACTTTGGCCCTGAGGTCGACGTTTACGCCCCTGGTGTCGATGTCCTCAGTGTCGGTATCAAGTCCAATACTGATACTGCTACTCTCAGCGGTACCTCCATGG CTTCTCCCCACGTTGCCGGTCTCGCCGCCTACCTCATGGGCTTCCAGCAGCTCGACGGCCCCGAGCAGGTCGCCAGCCTTATCAAGAGCCTTGCCGAAGAGAGCGGTGCCAAGGTTCGCAACAACGTCCGCGGCACCACCGACGGCATCGCCAACAACGGCAACCAATAG